In Oryza brachyantha chromosome 1, ObraRS2, whole genome shotgun sequence, the following are encoded in one genomic region:
- the LOC102709336 gene encoding uncharacterized protein LOC102709336, translated as MGPASNDSPHKRFSGVAPPAALIFFVLVFVGGAIVTLDHKENLSILQLHPMVVTEEETRAPASEVRAAGAGEREELSGAGEREELAGSSICENQSRPSGSEPLPKGIVQDKSNFEMESLGGNPERRSVAGRPAKSLLAIPVGIKQKAVVDKLVSKFPGDRFTVMLFHYDGAVDGWRDLRWSDRAIHVAAIDQTKWWFGKRFLHPDMVADYDYIFLWDEDIEVDGFDPIRYLKVVKREGLEISQPALDRRSQIHHRLTLRSRKGQVHRRFYKTRGGGRCDGNSTGPPCTGWVEMMVPVFSRAAWRCAWHMIQNDLIYAWGLDFKLGYCARGDRRLNVGIVDSEYVLHRGIPTLGDGGGKAAPSTKAATDRLAVRQRSYTELQIFNRRWKAAAAEDVCWTDPYPS; from the exons ATG GGTCCAGCCTCGAATGACTCGCCGCACAAGCGGTTCTCcggcgtcgcgccgccggcggcgctcaTCTTCTTCGTGCTGGTGTTCGTCGGCGGTGCAATCGTCACGCTTGATCACAAGGAG AACCTGTCGATTCTTCAGTTGCACCCGATGGTTGTAACCGAGGAGGAAACGAGGGCTCCGGCGAGCGAGGTGCGcgccgctggcgccggcgagcgagaAGAactctccggcgccggcgagcgagaAGAACTCGCCGGCAGCAGCATCTGCGAG AACCAGTCCAGGCCATCAGGCAGCGAGCCATTGCCGAAGGGCATCGTGCAGGACAAGTCCAACTTCGAGATGGAGTCGCTCGGCGGCAACCCCGAACGGCGGagcgtcgccggccggccggcgaagAGCCTCCTCGCCATCCCCGTCGGGATAAAGCAGAAGGCCGTCGTCGACAAGCTTGTCTCCAAG TTCCCCGGCGACAGGTTCACGGTGATGCTGTTCCACTACGACGGCGCGGTGGACGGGTGGAGGGACCTGCGGTGGTCGGACCGCGCGATCCACGTCGCGGCGATCGACCAGACCAAGTGGTGGTTCGGCAAGCGGTTCCTGCACCCGGACATGGTCGCCGACTACGACTACATCTTCCTCTGGGACGAGGACATCGAGGTCGACGGCTTCGACCCCATCCGCTACCTCAAGGTCGTCAAGCGCGAGGGCCTCGAGATCTCGCAGCCGGCGCTTGACCGCCGCTCCCAGATCCACCACCGCCTCACCCTCCGCTCCCGGAAAGGTCAAGTCCACAG GAGATTCTACAAGACGAGAGGTGGGGGGAGATGCGACGGCAACAGCACGGGGCCGCCATGCACGGGGTGGGTGGAGATGATGGTGCCAGTGTTCtcgcgcgcggcgtggcggtgCGCGTGGCACATGATCCAGAACGACCTCATCTACGCGTGGGGGCTCGACTTCAAGCTCGGCTACTGCGCGCGGGGGGACCGGAGGCTCAACGTCGGCATCGTCGACAGCGAGTACGTCCTCCACCGCGGCATCCCCacgctcggcgacggcggcggcaaggcggcgccgtcgaccAAGGCCGCGACCGACCGGCTCGCGGTGAGGCAGCGCTCGTACACCGAGCTGCAGATATTCAACAGGCGGTGgaaggccgccgcggcggaggacgtgtGCTGGACCGACCCCTACCCCTCCTAG
- the LOC102709620 gene encoding cis-3-alkyl-4-alkyloxetan-2-one decarboxylase isoform X1, with translation MAPPLAAPRFHAAALPLRPQKVPRWRRAARPNDEDYYLIDAPESIGDGFSFSGGKYADGPSKSDEWFAQGRMVKAHPVYGNKGKAKDPIFGLTMGAKSQSSDDVFRWFCVEVGSSSNPYVLFIHGFPSQAYSYRNVLPIVSDKYHAIAFDWLGFGFSDKPQPNYGFDYTLDEYTSSLESLINVIAPDKLSIVVQGYFAPIVVKYANEHQDKLNHLILVNPSITDKHAKLPSTLACFSNFLLGEIFSQDPLRASDKALISSGPYMMKEEDAMVYRRPYLVSGSSGFALNAISRAMKKDLKVYIESMRNILSNDSWKTKTTVCWGLRDRWLNYDGVEDFCGSLNHNILELPMAGHHVQEDRGEELGNLVKRILSG, from the exons atggcgccgccgctcgccgcgccgcgcttcCACGCCGCCGCACTGCCCCTCCGCCCCCAGAAGGTCCCCCGttggcgccgcgccgcccggcccaatGACGAG gattattatttgattgatGCACCTGAGTCCATCGGAGACGGCTTCTCGTTCAGTGGCG GGAAGTACGCGGATGGGCCAAGCAAGTCTGACGAGTGGTTTGCTCAAGGGAGAATG GTGAAAGCTCATCCAGTATATGGGAACAAAGGGAAGGCAAAAGATCCCATATTTGGGCTCACAATGGGAGCTAAGTCGCAATCTTCAGATGATGTTTTCAG GTGGTTTTGTGTGGAGGTTGGGAGTTCTTCAAATCCTTATGTTCTTTTTATTCATGGATTCCCATCTCAG GCATACTCTTATCGAAATGTGCTACCTATAGTATCAGACAAATATCATGCCATTGCTTTTGATTGGCTTG GTTTTGGATTCTCAGATAAGCCTCAACCCAATTATGGTTTTGACTATACTCTTGACG AATATACGTCGTCCTTGGAGTCGCTGATCAATGTCATTGCTCCTGATAAACTCTCCATTGTTGTTCAA GGGTACTTTGCTCCTATTGTAGTCAAATATGCTAACGAACATCAAGACAAGTTAAACCACCTGATATTAGTTAACCCATcg ataacagACAAACACGCGAAGCTTCCATCCACCCTTGCGTGTTTCAGCAACTTCTTGTTGGGTGAAATATTTTCCCAG GATCCTCTCCGAGCCAGTGATAAGGCCTTGATAAGTAGTGGCCCATACATGATGAAAGAGGAAGATGCAATGGTATACAGAAGGCCATACCTTGTCTCTGGTTCTTCTGGTTTTGCATTGAATGCAATCAGCAGGGCTATGAAAAAGGACCTTAAG GTTTACATTGAATCTATGAGGAATATATTGTCGAATGATTCATGGAAAACGAAAACAACAGTATGTTGGGGCTTGAGAGATCGGTGGCTGAACTATGATGGGGTTGAAGATTTTTGTGGCAGCCTAAATCACAATATATTAGAACTGCCAATG GCAGGGCACCATGTGCAGGAGGACCGTGGTGAAGAGCTAGGCAATCTAGTCAAACGCATATTAAG CGGGTGA
- the LOC102709620 gene encoding cis-3-alkyl-4-alkyloxetan-2-one decarboxylase isoform X2, producing the protein MGTKGRQKIPYLGSQWELSRNLQMMFSGELSYISGYQCVRWFCVEVGSSSNPYVLFIHGFPSQAYSYRNVLPIVSDKYHAIAFDWLGFGFSDKPQPNYGFDYTLDEYTSSLESLINVIAPDKLSIVVQGYFAPIVVKYANEHQDKLNHLILVNPSITDKHAKLPSTLACFSNFLLGEIFSQDPLRASDKALISSGPYMMKEEDAMVYRRPYLVSGSSGFALNAISRAMKKDLKVYIESMRNILSNDSWKTKTTVCWGLRDRWLNYDGVEDFCGSLNHNILELPMAGHHVQEDRGEELGNLVKRILSG; encoded by the exons ATGGGAACAAAGGGAAGGCAAAAGATCCCATATTTGGGCTCACAATGGGAGCTAAGTCGCAATCTTCAGATGATGTTTTCAGGTGAATTGAGCTATATAAGTGGTTATCAGTGTGTCAG GTGGTTTTGTGTGGAGGTTGGGAGTTCTTCAAATCCTTATGTTCTTTTTATTCATGGATTCCCATCTCAG GCATACTCTTATCGAAATGTGCTACCTATAGTATCAGACAAATATCATGCCATTGCTTTTGATTGGCTTG GTTTTGGATTCTCAGATAAGCCTCAACCCAATTATGGTTTTGACTATACTCTTGACG AATATACGTCGTCCTTGGAGTCGCTGATCAATGTCATTGCTCCTGATAAACTCTCCATTGTTGTTCAA GGGTACTTTGCTCCTATTGTAGTCAAATATGCTAACGAACATCAAGACAAGTTAAACCACCTGATATTAGTTAACCCATcg ataacagACAAACACGCGAAGCTTCCATCCACCCTTGCGTGTTTCAGCAACTTCTTGTTGGGTGAAATATTTTCCCAG GATCCTCTCCGAGCCAGTGATAAGGCCTTGATAAGTAGTGGCCCATACATGATGAAAGAGGAAGATGCAATGGTATACAGAAGGCCATACCTTGTCTCTGGTTCTTCTGGTTTTGCATTGAATGCAATCAGCAGGGCTATGAAAAAGGACCTTAAG GTTTACATTGAATCTATGAGGAATATATTGTCGAATGATTCATGGAAAACGAAAACAACAGTATGTTGGGGCTTGAGAGATCGGTGGCTGAACTATGATGGGGTTGAAGATTTTTGTGGCAGCCTAAATCACAATATATTAGAACTGCCAATG GCAGGGCACCATGTGCAGGAGGACCGTGGTGAAGAGCTAGGCAATCTAGTCAAACGCATATTAAG CGGGTGA
- the LOC102704851 gene encoding probable auxin efflux carrier component 5a encodes MIGWGDVYKVVAATVPLYFALFLGYGSVRWWRIFTREQCDAVNRLVAFFALPFFTFEFTLHTDPFEVNYRAVAADVISKAVIVAVIGVWARFMSKGGCAVSWSITSFSLSTLTNSLVVGVPMARAMYGEWAQQLVVQLSVFQAIVWLTLLLFVLEVRKAAIGMYVDAAADPAKVDVEATASAAAVTEKAELPVTPVSGAGAGGKPSLWALVKVVAHKLARNPNTYASFVGITWACVANRLHIALPSAFEGSVLIMSKSGTGMAMFSMGLFMAQQEKIIACGPSFAALGLVLKFALGPAAMAIGSIAVGLRGDVLRVAIIQAALPQSITSFIFAKEYGLHADVLSTAVIFGMLVSLPLLVGFYIVLELIR; translated from the exons atGATAGGGTGGGGGGACGTGTAcaaggtggtggcggcgacggtgccgCTGTACTTCGCGCTGTTCCTGGGGTACGGGTCGGTGAGGTGGTGGCGCATATTCACGAGGGAGCAGTGCGACGCCGTGAACCGGCTCGTCGCCTTCTTCGCGCTGCCCTTCTTCACCTTCGAGTTCACGCTGCACACGGACCCGTTCGAGGTGAActaccgcgccgtcgccgccgacgtgatATCCAAGGCGGTGATCGTCGCCGTCATCGGCGTGTGGGCGCGGTTCATGAGCAAGGGCGGCTGCGCCGTCAGCTGGTCCATCACCAGCTTCTCCCTGTCCACGCTGACCAActcgctcgtcgtcggcgtgcCCATGGCGCGCGCCATGTACGGCGAGTGGGCGCAGCAGCTCGTCGTCCAGCTCTCCGTCTTCCAGGCCATCGTCTGGCTCACGCTCCTCCTCTTCGTCCTCGAGGTCAGGAAGGCCGCCATCGGCATGtacgtcgacgccgccgccgatccggCCAAGGTCGACGTCGaggccaccgcctccgccgcggcggtcaCCGAGAAGGCCGAATTGCCCGTCACGCCGGTgagtggcgccggcgccggcggcaagcCGTCGCTGTGGGCGCTGGTGAAAGTGGTGGCGCACAAGCTGGCGCGCAACCCCAACACGTACGCCAGCTTCGTGGGCATCACCTGGGCCTGCGTCGCCAACAG ATTGCACATCGCGTTGCCGAGCGCCTTCGAGGGGTCGGTGCTGATCATGTCAAAGTCAGGCACAGGAATGGCCATGTTCAGCATGG GATTGTTCATGGCGCAGCAGGAGAAGATCATCGCGTGCGGGCCGAGCTTCGCGGCGCTGGGGCTGGTGCTCAAGTTCGCGCTCGGccccgccgccatggccatcgGCTCCATCGCCGTCGGCCTCCGCGGCGACGTCCTCCGCGTCGCCATCATACAG GCAGCACTACCTCAATCCATCACATCattcatatttgcaaaagaatACGGGTTGCATGCTGATGTGCTCAGTACTGC GGTAATTTTTGGAATGCTTGTCTCCCTACCATTGTTAGTTGGATTTTACATAGTTTTAGAGCTAATTAGGTAG
- the LOC102705120 gene encoding stearoyl-[acyl-carrier-protein] 9-desaturase 2, chloroplastic yields MASRMALRPHDVTLCLSPPLAARRRQRRAAAGVRVYAVASGTVSTKVESKKPFAPPREVHVQVTHSMPPQKIEIFKSLDDWARDNLLSHLKPVEKCWQPQDFLPDPASEGFHDEVKELRERAKEIPDDYFVCLVGDMITEEALPTYQTMLNTLDGVRDETGASPTAWAVWTRAWTAEENRHGDLLNKYLYLTGRVDMRQIEKTIQYLIGSGMDPRTENNPYLGFIYTSFQERATFISHGNTARHAKDYGDLKLAQICGIIASDEKRHETAYTKIVEKLFEIDPDGTVLAFADMMKKKISMPAHLMFDGEDDKLFEHFSMVAQRLGVYTAKDYADILEFLVGRWKISDLTGLSSEGNKAQDYLCTLAARIRRLDERAQGRAKKAGTMPFSWVYGREVQL; encoded by the exons ATGGCGTCCAGGATGGCGCTCCGCCCGCACGACGTCACCCTCTGCCTGtcccctcccctcgccgccaGGCGCCGCCagcgacgcgccgccgccggggtcAGGGTCTACGCCGTCGCCTCCGGGACCGTCTCCACCAA GGTTGAGAGTAAGAAGCCATTTGCTCCTCCACGAGAGGTGCACGTCCAGGTTACACATTCCATGCCACCCCAGAAGATTGAAATATTCAAGTCTCTTGATGATTGGGCTAGAGATAATCTTTTGTCCCACCTTAAGCCGGTTGAGAAATGTTGGCAGCCACAGGATTTTCTTCCTGATCCAGCCTCAGAAGGGTTTCATGATGAAGTGAAAGAACTTAGAGAACGTGCCAAGGAAATTCCTgatgattattttgtttgtttggttggagacATGATTACAGAGGAAGCTCTTCCTACATACCAGACTATGCTTAACACACTTGACGGTGTCCGAGATGAAACAGGTGCAAGCCCCACCGCTTGGGCTGTTTGGACAAGGGCATGGACTGCTGAGGAGAACAGGCATGGTGACCTCCTGAACAAATATCTCTACCTCACTGGTAGGGTTGACATGAGACAAATTGAGAAGACAATTCAGTATCTTATTGGCTCTGGAATG GACCCTAGGACAGAGAATAATCCTTATCTTGGATTCATCTACACCTCCTTCCAAGAGCGTGCAACCTTCATCTCGCATGGGAACACTGCTCGCCATGCCAAGGACTACGGTGACCTAAAACTTGCACAGATCTGCGGTATCATTGCCTCAGACGAGAAGCGGCATGAGACTGCGTACACCAAGATTGTTGAGAAGCTGTTCGAGATTGATCCCGATGGCACCGTGCTTGCTTTTGCTGacatgatgaagaagaagatctCAATGCCTGCCCACCTGATGTTCGATGGGGAGGACGATAAGCTCTTTGAGCACTTCTCCATGGTAGCACAGAGGCTTGGTGTTTACACTGCCAAGGACTACGCCGATATCCTTGAGTTCCTCGTTGGCAGGTGGAAGATATCTGACCTGACTGGCCTCTCGAGCGAGGGAAATAAGGCGCAAGACTACCTTTGCACCCTTGCTGCTAGGATCAGAAGGCTGGATGAGAGGGCACAAGGGAGGGCCAAGAAAGCTGGAACAATGCCTTTCAGCTGGGTATATGGTAGGGAAGTTCAACTCTGA
- the LOC102709898 gene encoding CBS domain-containing protein CBSX6: protein MAAVFFHHVVGDLTVGKPEVAELRDTDTLDAAARAIAASPEGAVPVWRPRASPDEPPSGARFLGMISALDIAAFVAAAGVGDRAMASLVGEVVQPNPGLLREVDPGTRLIDALDLMKQGVKRFLVRKNGTWRGLSKRFSVLYNGKWLKNMEATSPTSASSSTQLSSPTSSTYKFCCLSREDILRFLIGCLGALAPIPLSPISSLGAINPHYCYVEASVPAMKAIQKVPSDPSAVAVVEITPDGTRKIIGDISAYKLWKCDYVAAAWALANLSAGQFVIGADDNESTPISAIPEAPISSSAVEEIGPGRSPRAKKFSSRSIGFLNSQAHQMAFGRMRSTYRGRSAPLMCKSTSTLAAVMAQMLSHRATHVWVTDAESEEDGVLVGVVGYTDIFNAVTRSASPATS from the exons ATGGCCGCCGTGTTCTTCCACCACGTCGTCGGCGACCTCACCGTCGGGAAGCCCGAGGTCGCGGAGCTGCGGGACACCGACacgctcgacgccgccgccagggcCATCGCGGCCAGCCCCGAGGGGGCCGTGCCCGTGTGGCGCCCGAGGGCCTCCCCCGACGAGCCGCCGTCGGGGGCGAGGTTCCTGGGGATGATCTCCGCGCTCGACATCGCcgcgttcgtcgccgccgccggcgtcggcgaccgGGCCATGGCCTCCCTCGTCGGGGAGGTCGTGCAGCCCAATCCTGGGCTGCTCCGGGAGGTCGATCCCGGCACGAG GTTGATCGATGCACTGGATTTGATGAAGCAAGGAGTGAAGCGCTTCCTTGTTCGAAAGAATGGCACCTGGAGAGGCCTCTCCAAGCGGTTTTCAGTGCTTTACAATGGGAAATGGCTGAAAAATATGGAAGCGACATCTCCAACCTCAGCTAGTAGCAGTACACAGCTGTCCTCCCCTACCAGTTCCACGTACAAGTTTTGCTGCCTCTCAAGGGAAGACATTCTTCGGTTCCTTATTGGATGCCTCGGTGCCCTTGCGCCCATTCCACTATCTCCAATCTCTTCACTTGGAGCCATCAATCCACACTACTGTTATGTTGAGGCATCTGTCCCAGCCATGAAAGCAATTCAGAAGGTCCCTTCAGACCCAAGTGCCGTCGCTGTGGTTGAGATTACACCAGATGGAACTCGCAAGATAATTGGAGACATCTCTGCCTACAAGCTGTGGAAATGTGACTATGTTGCAGCTGCATGGGCATTGGCAAACCTATCAGCGGGGCAATTTGTCATTGGCGCGGACGATAACGAGTCGACACCAATCTCAGCCATCCCAGAAGCTCCCATCAGCTCATCAGCGGTGGAAGAGATTGGACCTGGGCGCTCACCCAGGGCGAAGAAGTTCAGCAGCAGGAGCATCGGGTTCCTGAACAGCCAGGCGCACCAGATGGCGTTTGGGCGAATGAGGAGCACGTACCGTGGGAGGAGCGCACCACTGATGTGCAAAAGCACAAGCACACTCGCAGCGGTCATGGCGCAGATGCTGTCCCACCGTGCCACGCACGTGTGGGTGACAGACGCGGAGTCAGAGGAGGACGGCgtgctcgtcggcgtcgtgggCTACACCGACATCTTCAACGCCGTCACCAGGAGCGCTTCTCCGGCAACATCTTGA